The following coding sequences are from one Diabrotica virgifera virgifera chromosome 2, PGI_DIABVI_V3a window:
- the LOC126880289 gene encoding zinc finger protein 345-like, with translation MAKSHRRVGPKAQKPQTSVISNFDCNIKTQMDIKQEVSEAMYKVEIHNDVDDDFLNKCKIEIQEEFKKESIHDTFVYSDSQHFSSKIEVDPDESKLKPIEEIATNNENDFLREEDTLKIMKAYNVQSYNKDQHMSQRAEEKTLKCEICFKQFNHSSSLKIHLRSHTGEKPYKCEICLNQFSLASTLKVHLRLHTGEKPHKCKICCKLFNQSSSLKSHLRVHTGEKPHKCEICFKMFSQKSHLKNHYIMHTGEKPYRCEICFKQFNQAGTLKLHLRIHTGEKPHKCKICFKQFVQKSSLDVHIKVHTGEKPYKCEICLKQFSWSSCLKRHHVRLHTKEKPYKCEICFKQFSDSTYLKQHMKRHTGEKPHKCEICFKQFTEAKELRRHIRMHTGEKPYQCEICLNQFSHAHALKVHLRLHTGEKPYKCEICFKMFFQKSHLESHLLMHTGEKRYRCEICFKQFGQAGTLKLHLRIHTGEKPYKCKICFKRFALKHSLGSHMKVHTGEKPYKCEICFEQFAHLSQIKQHMRLHTGETRYKCEICFKNYSKQIDLKRHLKSHNGENPE, from the exons ATGGCCAAAAGCCATAGAAGAGTGGGTCCAAAAGCCCAAAAACCACAAACGTCAG TTATTTCAAATTTTGATTGCAATATAAAAACGCAAATGGATATAAAACAAGAGGTTAGTGAGGCGATGTATAAAGTAGAAATACATAATGACGTGGATGATGATTTCTTGAATAAATGTAAAATTGAGATTCAGGAGGAATTCAAGAAAGAAAGCATACATGATACATTTGTTTATTCAGACTCACAGCATTTCTCCTCAAAGATTGAAGTAGATCCAGATGAAAGTAAACTTAAACCAATTGAAGAAATAGCAACAAATAATGAAAACG aCTTTCTCCGAGAAGAGGACACATTGAAAATTATGAAAGCTTATAATGTACAGTCATATAATAAAGATCAACATATGAGTCAACGTGCTGAggaaaaaacattaaaatgtgaaatatgttttaagcagtttaatcACTCATCTTCTCTGAAAATTCATTTGAGatcacacactggagaaaagccgtacaagtgtgaaatttgtttgaatcAGTTTTCCCTGGCAAGCACTTTGAAAGTACATTTAAgattacacactggagaaaaacctcacaagtgcaAAATTTGTTGTAAGCTGTTTAACCAATCAAGTAGTTTAAAatcacatttgagagtgcacactggagaaaaacctcataagtgtgaaatttgttttaagatgttttcTCAGAAATCTCATTTGAAAAATCATTACAtaatgcacactggagaaaagccctatagatgtgaaatttgttttaagcagtttaaccAGGCAGGAACTTTAAAACTTCATTTGAGaatacatactggagaaaaacctcacaagtgcaaaatttgttttaagcagtttgttCAAAAATCTTCTTTGGATGTACATATaaaagttcacactggagaaaaaccttataagtgtgaaatttgtttaaagcagttttcTTGGTCAAGTTGTTTAAAACGACATCATGTAAGATTGCACACTaaagaaaaaccatacaagtgtgaaatttgttttaagcagttttctgaTTCAACTTATTTAAAACAACATATGAAAcggcacactggagaaaaacctcacaagtgtgaaatttgttttaagcagttcacTGAAGCAAAAGAATTGAGACGACATATTagaatgcacactggagaaaagccgtaccagtgtgaaatttgtttgaaccAGTTTTCCCACGCACATGctttgaaagtacatttgagattacacactggagaaaaaccttataagtgtgaaatttgttttaagatgtttttTCAGAAATCTCATTTGGAAAGTCATTTATtaatgcacactggagaaaagcgctataggtgtgaaatttgttttaagcagtttggcCAGGCGGGAACTTTGAAACTTCATTTGAGaatacatactggagaaaaaccttacaagtgcaaaatttgttttaaacggtTTGCTCTTAAACATTCTTTGGGTTCACATATgaaagttcacactggagaaaaaccttataagtgtgaaatttgttttgagCAGTTTGCTCATCTAAGTCAAATTAAACAACATATGAGATTGCATACTGGAGAAACAcgttacaagtgtgaaatttgttttaagaattatagtaaacaaattgatttgaaaagacatttgaaatCTCATAATGGAGAAAATCCagaataa